TCAATTTCATTATGTACAAAGAGGGGAGGGGCTATCTAATATTGCAAGGCGATATGATATGTCCGAAAAAGATCTGCTTCACATCAATCAAATGAAAAGCTCTAGACAGGTATATTTAGGACAAAGGTTGCATGTACATAAGAAGAATTTTGATGAATTTAAAACAATTCCAATTGTTGAGGGTGATCAAGCAAATGAGTTTACCGATCTAAATGTTGATAAAGCAAGAACAAAGGAATCGCTAGAGTTTGCAGAGGCAAATAAAGAGACGACTGATAATATTAAACATGCTTTGTTATTGCCTCTTGTGGGTATTGGCGCTTTGGTAGCTGGGGCTGGAAAGGCACTTTCTTCTCTTTTTAATAAATCTGCAGAAGCGGGTACAGGCAGTTTCTTTGGCGGGTCTTCTTCTGGTGGAGGAGGGGATTTGCCTTTAGCAGACGGAAATGGTGGTGGTAGTGATATTGACTTGCCTACATATCCTGCTACGCAAACTGCGAAACCTAAGTTGCCTGTTTCCGATAATAACATTCCTGATATTTTCAAATCTTCAAAGCCCGCTACTCAAGAAGATACAGGCATGGATCTCTTAAAAAAAGGCGCAGCATTGGCTGTGGGAGGTGGAGTATTAGGTTTAGGTATGTGGGGTGTGAGTAAACTTTTAGATAAGAGTAATGAGAATAGAGCGAGAATTGAAAAAGAACTCTCTCATGAAGCTTGTGTGCGTATGGCAATGGGTTGGCCGCTTAGTTATCAAGATAGAAAGTTTACCTATGTAAATCCTAAACTTAAAGAAGCTGGCATTTTTATTAAAAACACCCAAAGAGAGTTGTTTGTTGTGCCGGCGTTTCCTGGAAAGATTATTGATATACAGAAGCCAAACAAGAGAGATGATCGATACACAGTAACCATTAAACATGGTTGCAATAATCTAGTGACCGTATATGGAAATCTTAGAATTCCGTTTGAAGGCAATGTGAAGCCTGAAGATTTGGTAGATGTATATGTGTCAAGAACTGACCCAATTGGTTTGATTGATCCGGATACAGATTTATTTTTTGCTGTGAAGCAGATACAGCCAGGAAAAGACGCGGATAGTGTTAATTATGAATTCCAGCAAGTCGCCAAACGAACAGCTCGTCTTATGAGGGATTCGCAAGTGCAAAATGGAAAAATAGAGGTTGGTGGTATGTATTTTGAGGTTGCGGATAACGGAAAGGATTATTACCATAAAACACTTTTATTTAAGAAAAAAAGAGTGACAGATATTTATCAAAAAGACCCGCTTGCATTTTTGCCAGGCCGCTCGTTGTCACATTTACACAGCAGCAAATAATTTTTGCAACTCTTGCGTATCATACATTTCTCGTATGATATCACTTCCGCCAATAAATTTTTGTTTTATATATACCTGCGGTAGCGTTGGCCAGTTTGAAAATTCTTTAATATTTTGACGGAGCTCTTGATCTTTTAAGACATCCAAATCTTTAAATTCAATATTAAGCTGTTTAAAAATTTGCACAACAATTGCTGAAAAACCACATGCAGGGAAATCCTTAGTTCCTTTCATAAATACAACTACATCATTTTCATTTATAATTTTTTGAATATCTTTTTTATTCATCTCTTGTTCCTTCTATTTTTAAGCTAAGAGCATGGATTTCATTTCCAACCCAACTTCCTAAAATGGCGTAGATTTTTTGATGTTGCTCGATGCGTGATAGGTTGTTAAAACATTTATCTTTTACAGATAAGGTGACATGATAATCATCACCGGCAACCTGAATCTGCGCATCTGGCAGATGTTGAAGAATTTTTTCATAGACTTGCTGTTTCATATGATTGGAAAAATGAATGCCTTTTCTTATTATAATGGAGTGTAATTTTTAATACTATTATTAAGTTTGTTGACTCTTAAAACCCAAAAAACTCTTCATTTTGGTGTAGTATTTAATGATATTATCTTTTAAAAGATATCTTATAAGTGCTTTAAAGCTCACGATGTTCACATCAGTCGTGATGCACATCTTCTTAACAATCTTAATCCATATAGGGCTAAAGGAAATCGATAAAACAGTCAAACCAATGATTTGCATCTCTTCTTCGCCTAATAAGATCTTTAAAC
The genomic region above belongs to Alphaproteobacteria bacterium and contains:
- a CDS encoding LysM peptidoglycan-binding domain-containing protein — encoded protein: MDKRFELLKKINHALLCISLTQCSSAGSDVSQQGAEIKKTKRLYQFHYVQRGEGLSNIARRYDMSEKDLLHINQMKSSRQVYLGQRLHVHKKNFDEFKTIPIVEGDQANEFTDLNVDKARTKESLEFAEANKETTDNIKHALLLPLVGIGALVAGAGKALSSLFNKSAEAGTGSFFGGSSSGGGGDLPLADGNGGGSDIDLPTYPATQTAKPKLPVSDNNIPDIFKSSKPATQEDTGMDLLKKGAALAVGGGVLGLGMWGVSKLLDKSNENRARIEKELSHEACVRMAMGWPLSYQDRKFTYVNPKLKEAGIFIKNTQRELFVVPAFPGKIIDIQKPNKRDDRYTVTIKHGCNNLVTVYGNLRIPFEGNVKPEDLVDVYVSRTDPIGLIDPDTDLFFAVKQIQPGKDADSVNYEFQQVAKRTARLMRDSQVQNGKIEVGGMYFEVADNGKDYYHKTLLFKKKRVTDIYQKDPLAFLPGRSLSHLHSSK
- the grxD gene encoding Grx4 family monothiol glutaredoxin, yielding MNKKDIQKIINENDVVVFMKGTKDFPACGFSAIVVQIFKQLNIEFKDLDVLKDQELRQNIKEFSNWPTLPQVYIKQKFIGGSDIIREMYDTQELQKLFAAV
- a CDS encoding BolA/IbaG family iron-sulfur metabolism protein, which produces MKQQVYEKILQHLPDAQIQVAGDDYHVTLSVKDKCFNNLSRIEQHQKIYAILGSWVGNEIHALSLKIEGTRDE